CGCGCTGATCGCCGAGTGGGCGATCGGCATGGCGGAGAACCGGCTGCTGAAATGGCGTCCGTCGCAGGCGACCTCGAACCACGGGATCTGACCATGAGCTACCGCAAGCATCTGGCGCTCGTCGTCGTCGCGGTCGCGGCACTGCTGCTGGCCACGGGATGCCGGGACTCCCGCAGCATTCCGATGTCCGACGGCCGACCGCAGATCACCATTATGGTCGGCGGGCTGGAGAAGGTGATCTACCTGCCTGCCATGCTCACCCAGCAGCTCGGCTTCTTCGAACGCAACGACATCGATGTGAAGCTGCTCGGCGAGCAGTCCGGCGCCACCGCCGAAACCGCGCTGCTCACCGGCGACGTGCAGGGCGTGGTCGGGTTCTACGACCACACCATCGATCTGCAGGCCAAGGACCAGTGCATCCGCTCGGTGGTGCAGCTGTCCGACGTACCTGGCGAGGTCGAGTTGGTGTCGGCGGCGGACGCGGCGTCCATCACCTCGGTGGCCGATCTGCGCGGCAAGAAGCTGGGCGTGACCTCGCTCGGTTCCTCGACCGACTTCCTCACCCAGGCGCTCACCGGCCAGGAGGGCATGTCCACCGCCGACTACACGCGCGTGAAAGTCGGTGCGGGACAGACGTTCATCGCGGGCATGAACCACGACGGCATCGACGCGGGCATGACCACCGACCCGACCGTCGCGCAGATGCTGAACTCCGGCGAGGCGCGAATCCTGGTCGACATGCGCACCGAAGAGGGCACCAGGGCGGCGCTCGGCGGGCTGTATCCGGCGTCCTCGCTGTACATGAACTGCGCGACGATCGATGCCCATCCGGACATCATCGGCAAGCTCGCCGCGGCGTTCGTGCAGACGTTGCAGTGGATCAAGGCGCACACGCCGGAGGAGATCGCGGCGAAGATGCCGTCGCAGTACGCCAGTGCGGGCAAGGACCTCTACGTCCAGTCGATTCGTGACTCGATCGGCATGTTCAACGGCGACGGTCTGATGAAACCCGAAGGCGCGCAAAACGTTCTGGACATTCTCGGCAAATACTCGAAGAACGTGCGACCCGTGCGCGATCGCATCGACCTGTCCGAGACATACACCACGAAGTTCGTGGAGGACGCGTTGCGCGTGCCGCAGCAGTAGCGCGCGTCGTTCCGGATATCCGGCGAGCCGCCCGAGGGCCACTACGGCGCTCGGGCGGCTCGCCGCGGTCGAAGCCGGCGGCGCGATCGGTGCGCCGTCGAATGCTCGCCGACTCCGCGCGCTGCCCGACATGCCCACCCTGATCCATCGCCCGAGGGTCGAGCCGCCATTCGGCCTGTCCGGATCTGTGGGGTGTATGTCCTTGCCGACATGCCCTCGTGGGCTCGAGACTGGGTTCATGAAGGCAAGCGATGACGTCGTGGTGGCGGTATCGGACGGTGTGCTGATGCTCGACGTCGCCGGACCCGTCCAGGTGCTGCACTGGGCAGGGCACCGGATCCGATTCGCCTCGCCCGACGGTGCGCCGGTGCGCACCGACGTGAGGGTGCCGCTCGGCGTCGACGGCGCGCTCGGCGACGTGGGTGGCTCGGTCGAAACCTTGGTGGTGCCGGGATATTCGCCGGAGGACCGCGTTCCGGCCGCGCTCGTGGACGCGGTGCGGACGGTCGGCGGTGCGTCCCGCCGGGTGGCGTCGGTGTGCACCGGCGCGTTCGTGCTCGCCGAAGCGGGTCTGCTCGACGGACGGCGTGCCACCACACACTGGCTGGCATGTGCTGAACTGGCACAGCGGTTCCCGCGCGTTCGAGTCGACGCCGATGCCATCTACCTGCGGGATGGGCCGATCATCACCTCCGCGGGCGTCACCGCGGGCATCGACATGGCGCTGGCCCTCGTGGAGGAGGAGCACGGCGCCGAGCTCGCCCGCACGCTGGCCAAGCACCTCGTCGTGTTCCTGCATCGGCCCGGCGGGCAGTCGCAGTTCAGCGTGCGCACGAGCATCGCGACACCGCGCACCGACGGGCTGCGTCGAGTGGTGGACGCGGTGGTCGAGAACCTGTCCGCGGATCACAGCCTTGCCGCGATGGCCGCTCGCGGCGCGCTCAGCGAGCGCCACCTGAGCAGGTTGTTTCGGCAGGAGATCGGCATGACTCCTGGGCAGTACGTCAAGCAGGTGCGGCTCGAGGCCGCGCAGGCGCTGCTCGAATCCGGCGACGAGCCGATGGCGGCCGTGGCCCGCCACAGCGGGTTCGGCTCGGAGGAGACGATGCGCCGCACCTTCCTCGAATTGCTCGGCACCACGCCGAGCGACTATCGCAGGCGATTCCGCGCGCCGACGACATCGAAGCTCAGGCGCTGGCCGATAGGCGCAAGGCTCCACCGGGGAGCCTGGCCGGTGAGATCCTGCGCCAACGCCACCCCGAGCTGCCCTCGCTCACCTGGGACGCCATCCTGGCATCGAGCGGCTGGGGCGACTGACCGGTGAATAATGCTGGGCGGCAACGTCTTCGGGTGTTCACAGCCTTCAAGGGTGCCTCGCGTCGCGTGGCTCAGGTGTTGGCCGAGGCGGCCGCCGCGGACTCTGTCGTGTTGAGTTCGGCCTTCCACTGCCGGAAGCCCTCCTCGGTGCGACCGAGGCGCCAATAGCCGGAAATCGACGCGGCCCATTCGGCGGGCACGCCGTGTTCCCTGCGCACGTAGCGGCGCAGATCGTGCATGACGGCCTGTGCCTCGCCGTGGATGAAGACCTGGACCTGCCCCGGCGCCCACGGCGCCTGGCGGACGGTCTCCGCGAGCAGTTCGCCCGGCGGGCGGAGGCCGCGGTGCAGCCAGGTGAGCTCGACGCCGTCCGGCTTCTTCAGCGGCAGCTCGTCATCGGGGCCCGCGACCTCGACGAACGCGAGCCCGGCCGCGTCGGCATCCATCGCCTCCATGGCGGTCGCGATGGCGGGCAGCGCCGCCTCGTCACCGGCCAACAGGTGCCAGTCGGCGTCCGAGCGCGGGGAGTAGGCGCCGCCTGGGCCGTAGAGGTCGATGGTCTCGCCCGGCTGTACCGAGGCCGCCCACGGTCCCGCGATCCCCTCCGCGCCGTGGAAGACGAAATCCGCGGCGATCTCCCCGGCGGCCTGGTCCACCGAGCGAACGGTGTAGGTGCGCACCACCTCGCTCCCGTCACGCGGGAAGATGAATTTCACGTACGAGTCGGTGAACTCGCTGGGCTGGTACGTGGCGAAACCGGGGCCGCCGAGGTGGACGCGGATCAGGTGCGGGGTCAGCCATTCGGTGCGTTGCACCGTGAGGGTGGTGCGGGGTCGTGCCATAGGGAACCTCCGACAGTTCGTAGTAATTAGGATTACCTTACTCAGGTTACCTGCGTTTCGGCTCAGGCCGCGGACTCGATCAGGCTCGCGTCGGCGGCCGACCTCAACGGCAGGCACCGGCTGCGCGATTCGCTGACCGATCACGGCTTCCGACTGCACTGAAGCGGGTCAGGCCGCGACCTTCTCCTTGATCAATTCGAACGAGCGGACGCGGTCGTCGATGTTGTAGACGAGCGTGTTGATCATCAGCTCGTCGGCGTCGGTGCGCCGCAGCAGGTCGTCGAGCTGAGCGCGCACGGTCTGCGGCGAGCCGAGCAATTGTCCGGCCCTGCGCTGCTCGATGAACGCGCGCTCGCGCTCGGAAGGCCGGAACGCGGCCGCCTCCTCCTGGCTCGCCAGCGCCTGCGGCCTGCCGCTCACCAGGTTCAGGAAGGCGAGGTCGCGGGGCACGGCGAGGGTTTCGGCGCGCTCGTCGGTGTCGGCGCAGATCGCGGCGACCGCGACCATCGCGTGCGGGCGCTCCAGCTGTGCCGACGGCCGGAAGTGCTCGCGGTAGAGCGCCAGCGCGGACTCGGTGTTGGCCGGGCTGATGTGGTGGGCGAAGGCGAACGGCAGGCCGAGCACCGCGGCGACCTGGGCGCTGTAGCCGCTGGAGCCGAGCAGCCAGACCTCAGGCTCCTCGCCACGACCGGGCGTCGCGGCGATGCCACCGGGATCGGGGCCGCGGAAGTAGCCGAGTAAGGCCGCCAGTTCCCGGGGGAACGACGCCGCCGACAGTCCGTCCTCGGTCCGGCGCAGCGCGCGGGCGGTCGCCTGGTCGGTGCCTGGCGCCCGCCCGATGCCCAGGTCGACCCGTCCAGGATGCAGCGCGTGCAGGGTGCCGAACTGTTCGGCGACCACCAGCGGCGCGTGGTTGGGCAGCATCACCCCGCCGGAACCCACCCGGATGGTCGTGGTGGCGGCCGCCAGGTGGGCGAGCAGCACGCTCGGCGCCGAGCTGGCGATACCCGGCATGTTGTGGTGTTCGGCGACCCAGAAGCGGTGATAGCCCACCGCCTCGGTACGCCGCGCCAATTCGGTGGTCGCGTCGAGCCCCTCGCCGACGGTGCGGCCGGATTGCACCGGCGCGAGATCCAGTACGGACAGCGGGACGTCGATCATGAGTCTCCTCCAAGGTGCGATCGCCAGTCCCAACACTCGGTGAGCCCGGCGTATTTCGCGCGCCGCCTCAGCGCCGTGCGATCGCACGGAACACGTCGACGGTCTCCTGCTCGTCCTGGGTGGTCCCGTGATCGCTGAGTTTCACGATGACCGTGCCGCTCGGCGGGTCGACGTAGATGTACTGCCCATAGACCCCCACTGCCGAGATGTCCTGGCCGCTTCCGCCCGTGGGGTGCCACCACTGCGCCCCATAGCGCCAGTCGCCGACCTGGTGCGGCGCCGGGATGCGGATGCGCTCGAGCCACGCGGGCGGCACGATCTGCGCGTCGCCGACCCGCCCGCCGTCCAGCACCAGCCTGCCGATCTTGGCGAAGTCGCGGGCGGTGGCGTCGAGGCAGCAGAACGCTTTCTCCTGTCCGCCCGCGCGGTCGAGGTTCCACAGCGCGTCGTCCTGCGCGCCGATCGGACCCCAGATGTCGCGCTGCAACAGTTCGCTCAGCGGTAGCCCCTCGACCTTCGCCAGCGCCATGCCGAGTAGCTGGGTGTCCACACTGCGGTACTCGCCCTCGCTCCCGGGGATGAACCGCAGGCCGCGATGCGCGTGGACGAAGCCGGCCAGATCCTCGGTGAGGTACATCCGGGCGGTCCCGGTCAGCGGCATGTACTTGTTGTAGTTCTCCGAGACGTCGACGCCGGAGGTCATGTCGAGCAGGTCTCGGATGGTGACGGTGTCGTATTCGCCGCCGGTGGTCAGCTCCGGCAGGATCTCCACCAGTCGATCGTCCTCGCGCAGCTTCCCCGCGTCGACGGCCCGGCCGGTCAGCAGCGACACGACCGACTTCGCCACCGACCATGAGGACTGGCGCGACGTCGCCTCGACGCCGTCGCGGTACCACTCGTGGGTCAGCGCGCCGCCGCGCAGAACCAGGAACGAGTTGGTGTGCGTGGTGTCGAGGAACTGTGCGACCGAAACCCGCGAACCGCGCCACGGAACCGTGTCCGGCAGCGGCTCGGTCCCGACGGGCAGCGGGCGTGGGGTGGGGGAGGCGGCCACGGTCCGGCTCGTGAACAGTTCGCCCTGGATGGAAGGCGGAGTCGTCATGAGCCGCAGCAGCGTCGGCGGCGAGGGGATATGCAGCACTGTTGTCGCCGCGAACGCCGCGCCGATCAGGACGACGATGACCGCGCCGAGGGCGACCACTGCGCGAAGTGCGTAGTGGCGTCGTCGCGGCCGCTGGGTGGGCTGTTCGGTCATGAGCGGCGCTCGACCCGCATGGCCCGCACCGGTGTGCTGATCATTCGCCGTAGCCCATCCTCGCCGAAGCCATCAGTGATGACACCGATGATGGCATGGTGGACGGTTGGTCGGGAAGGCTTCGCCAGGCCCGGCGTTCGGCCGGGAGCATCGGGCAGTGCGGCGGGCGCGTGGCGGCGCGGGCCGGTAGCGTGACCGTGATCGATGCCGAACAGGCGACGATCCGACGCCATGTGGTCGGCGCACCGAGCGACGATCCCGGCGTCCCTGCTGTAAGAGGGGAAGGACCGCACGATGACAGCCTCCGACCGTCAACTCCAGGACACGGGGCCGCTGAGCTCGGCGGACTCCGGCGACTCGGAAGGCTACGCACGGGGGCTGAGTCCGCGCACCATCCAGATGATCGCCATCGGTGGCGCGATCGGCACCGGCTTGTTCTACGGCGCGGGTGGCGCGATCGAGCAGGCCGGACCCGGACTGATCTTGGCTTATCTGGCCGCGGGTGTAGTCATCTTCGTGATCATGCGGGCGCTCGGAGAGCTGTTGACCTATCGCCCCGTCTCGGGCAGCTTCGCCGAGTACGCGCACGAATTCCTGGGCCGCTTCGCCGGATTCGTGACCGGCTGGTCGTATTGGGCCGTGTGGGTTGCCACCTGCATGGCCGAGATCACCGTGGCGGGCAAGTATGTGCAGTACTGGTTCGACATCGAACCGTGGATCACCGCGCTGGTCGTGCTCGCGGTGATGTTCGGCGCGAACCTGATCTCGGTGCGGCTGTTCGGCGAGGGCGAGTTCTGGTTCTCCACCATCAAGGTCACCGCGATCGTCGGCATGATCCTGCTCGGCATCGGCGTGCTGCTGTTCGGTTTCGGCCATGCCGCCGACCCGACCGTCACGAACCTGTGGGCCGTGGGCGGCGTGTTCCCCAACGGCATCGGACAGTCACTGCTGGTGCTGCAGATCGTGTTGTTCGCCTATGTCGGTGTCGAGTTGGTCGGCGTCACGGCCGGGGAGGCTCGGGAACCGCGCAAGACCCTGCGCAAGGCGATCAACACGCTGCCGATGCGCATCGGCCTGTTCTACGTCGGTGCGCTCGTGGTGATCATGTCGGTGTCCAGTTGGCGCAACTTCCACGCGGGCAAGAGTCCGTTCGTGGAGGTTTTCGAGCAGATCGGCATTCCCGGAGCGGCGGGCATCATCAACTTCGTGCTGCTCACCGCGGCGCTGTCGTCCTGCAACTCGGGCATCTACTCGACCGGCCGCATGCTGCGCACTCTGTCGCTGCACGGCGAGGCGCCTGGCCGGCTGAACAAACTGAGCGCGAACGCGGTGCCTTACGCCGGGATCACCGCGTCGGCGGCTGCGATGGTGATCGGCGTGATCGTCAATATCATCTCCCCGGACAAGGCGTTCGCCTACATCACCTCGGTGTCGACCATCGGCATCATCTTCGTCTGGGGCATCATCCTGGTCTGCCACCTGCTTTATCGGGCCAAGGTCGCGCGTGGTGAACTCCCCGCGAGCGACTACCGGCTGCCTGCCGCGCCCTACACCACCGTGCTGGCGTTGGCCTTCCTCGGTCTGGTGGTCGTGCTGCTTTTCTTCACCGACAGCGGGCGGACGGCGCTCGCGGTCGGCGTGGTGTGGGCGGCGTTGGTGTCGGCTGGCTACCTGGCGCTGAACAAGCTCGGAAAGTCCAGCGCAGCAACTGATTCTGTGGACCGCTAGCCGGAGGGTTCAATCGCAGAGAACCGCGAGGCACTGCGGTGGTGGCTGCATGTTTTGTCCACCTCGCCTGCGCCGCTACGCCGTGAGGAACAGCGCGGTGGCCGCGATCGCCTCCACCGCGCAATAGAACCAATTGGGGTAGAAGGCCGTTCGTTCGTCGAGTGCCGCGGACAGCACCCGACCCACCGCCATACCCGCCAGCGCAGCGCCGACGGTGACCATGATCCCGGCGCGCAGCGATCCGACATCCAGTGCCGCTACGGCGAGCACGGCCGCCATTGCGAGGCCGAAGCCGCCGTAGACGGCGCGCACCTCGTAGCGTGCGCTCGGTGCGGTGAGCTGAATGCCGAACGGCTGGATCAGCACGGTCGGCGCGATCAGCGCATAGGCGCCCATCGCCAGAAAGAACGCCCCGATGATCACGCACATGCCGAGAGCCACTGTTTCCTCCAAGTCCAGGTTCGGTCAGGAGCCTCAGCATGCGCCGGATTCCGGTGTCGCCACTTCCGAAAACCAGCTGTCTGTGCCACCGCCGTGGGTGAAAGGTGGGCTGCTCACCGAGGCGGCATTCGGTGAGCAGCCCTGTCGGTGCACCGCCGGTGCCGTATCCGGCAGTCCGCCGGTGCGCCGTTCAACGGGGCGGATCCGCCCTGGTTCGTGGTGGCGGCTCCGCGTCGAGGTAGGCCATCTCCTCGTCGGTGAGCAGGCGGGAACGGATCAGGAAGCGCACCCCTTCGGGCGCTTCGAGGGAAAAATCCGCTGCCCCGTCCCGGCACCACGTCGACGGTGAGGTGGGTGTGGCGCCAGTACTCGTACTGGTCGGCGCTCATCCAGAACGGGGTGTCCGTACCGAGGTGGCCGAGCAGCACGTCCGATGCGCCCACCCGGAACTCGCCGCGGCGACCGCCAGAGCCTCGAGGTTCGCCTCGATCCGGTCGGCGATCTTGTTGAGGATGTTGGCACGCTCGGTGGCCGACGTGCGTCCCCACCCGTCGGACGCCCGGTGCGCGGCATCGAGAGCGAGATCGACATCGGCCGCCGACGATCGCGCCACCGCACAGAACGTCGCTCCGTCCACCAGGGAAGGATTCTCGAAGTAACGGCCCTCGACCGGGGCGGTCCATTCGCCGCCGATGAAATTCTCGTAGCGCGTGGCGCATTCGACGACGCTGCCTTCGGTTCCCGGCTTTGCGTAGCGGGGTTGGTGACGAACACCGCCTCGGCGACGTCGCCGCCGACCTCGCGCTCGATGCGGGGGCGCAGCCCGTGCGAACCGGCGAGTCTCGAGATGCCGGATCTCGGCCCACCCATTTCGGCTGGACGACTTTCCCGAAGCAATCATTCTGCAAATTCGACGGAAAACGTTGGCGCGCCGGCACTGATCTCGTGTGCGAATTCCGTGTGCACTTCGGCGACCTCATTCGATGCGTTCACTGGGGTAGCGAATAATGTGCTGATTTGTCCAGCGTGCCAGCCTATCCGGTGCCTATCCCAATGAAAACTACTGGAAAATGGAGTGGCGGATTGTCCAGGTCGAGTTCGACGACAGGGTGCTGTGTCGAAGCTGGAAGCCCGTATCGCGCTGCGCCGCTCCGGAGACACGGCGATTACTTTCCTCATGTTCTCTTCTTGTGCGGCAGCATAATTCGAGGCTGCCGGCGTGTTGCGGATTCCCGGCCGACGCTCGCCCCCATCCGAGACGACAGGACATCGGCATTCGGGCGATGGCGCGGTCGTCGCACGTGCTGGTACCGGGTGATGTGTCCTGTTGTGACGGTCGCCACCGGATGCGTCGTGATCGCGCAGGGTTTGATATCCGAGCGACCGGGTATAACCGCGGGAGGAACGGGCGAAACCCGACGAAACGACCCAAATCTTTGGGGCATGCTCGCCCTGACGTGGTTGGGTAGGTTGAGCGTCGGCAAAATCGCTGCACGGCAACAGATGTGATATCGAAGAAACAGCTCGATCAACGATGAGGCTTGGGTGCGCAATTCGCGGTCGCTGGAGGTTCCGCGCACGGGCCCAGCGCTTTTCGTCCTGATGGGCAGCGCCCTTGTCGCGCTGATGCTGGTTTTCACCACGGTCGATCCATGGCTCGACCAGGCGGGCATTCTGGTCGGCGGTCTCGACGCGCACGTCTACCGCGACGGCGCGTGGCGCGTCCTGCACGGGCATCCGCTCTACACCGAACCCAGCCTGCACGGGTTGCTCTACACCTACACGCCGTTCTCCACCCTCGCCTTCATCCCCATAGATCTGCTGCCGTGGGGGTGGGTCACCAACACGTGGCTGGCGGTGAACCTGATCGTCTTGTTCGGTTGTATCCGGCTGAGCTGGCGCATCCTCGGGTACCGGCTCGACGCGCGGTCGACCTCGGCCTGCGCGCTGCTGGCGATCACCTGTGCGTTCATCGAGCCGGTCCGCACCACGCTGTACTACGGGCAGATCAACCTGGTTCTCATGCTGCTGGTGCTGTGGGACTGCGCGCGCGGTGATCGCGGCGGGCTACGCGGTCTCGGTGTCGGCGTGGCCGCGGGGATCAAGCTCGTTCCGCTGTATTTCGTCGCGCATTTCATCGCGTTGCGACAGTGGCGCGCGGCGCTGACGGCGTCGGCGACTTTCGTGGCGTCGGTCGGCCTCGCGTGGGCGGTCCTGCCCGCCGACTCATGGCAGTACTGGAGTTCGACGTTCCTCCAGTCCGATCGCATCGCGCTGGACACCCACCCTGCCAACCAATCCCTTCGGGGCGCCATCGCGCATCTGACCGGTCATCCCGCACCGATGTGGCTGTGGCTGCCGGTGGCGGGCGCTGTGGCCGCTATCAGCTTGGTGGTGACGGCGCGGCTGCACGCACGCGGGGAACGGCTGCTCGCTATCGTGCTCGCCGGTCTCACCGCCTGCGCGATCTCGCCCTTCTCCTGGGGGCATCACTGGGTGTGGTTCGTGCCCTTGCTGGTCCACCTCGTACACAAGGCGCTGACCCGTCCGCGGTGGTGGATCGGCGCGGCCGTTCTGTACGTCTCGATCGGTGCGTGGACC
The DNA window shown above is from Nocardia sp. NBC_01730 and carries:
- a CDS encoding ABC transporter substrate-binding protein; this encodes MSYRKHLALVVVAVAALLLATGCRDSRSIPMSDGRPQITIMVGGLEKVIYLPAMLTQQLGFFERNDIDVKLLGEQSGATAETALLTGDVQGVVGFYDHTIDLQAKDQCIRSVVQLSDVPGEVELVSAADAASITSVADLRGKKLGVTSLGSSTDFLTQALTGQEGMSTADYTRVKVGAGQTFIAGMNHDGIDAGMTTDPTVAQMLNSGEARILVDMRTEEGTRAALGGLYPASSLYMNCATIDAHPDIIGKLAAAFVQTLQWIKAHTPEEIAAKMPSQYASAGKDLYVQSIRDSIGMFNGDGLMKPEGAQNVLDILGKYSKNVRPVRDRIDLSETYTTKFVEDALRVPQQ
- a CDS encoding GlxA family transcriptional regulator, with product MKASDDVVVAVSDGVLMLDVAGPVQVLHWAGHRIRFASPDGAPVRTDVRVPLGVDGALGDVGGSVETLVVPGYSPEDRVPAALVDAVRTVGGASRRVASVCTGAFVLAEAGLLDGRRATTHWLACAELAQRFPRVRVDADAIYLRDGPIITSAGVTAGIDMALALVEEEHGAELARTLAKHLVVFLHRPGGQSQFSVRTSIATPRTDGLRRVVDAVVENLSADHSLAAMAARGALSERHLSRLFRQEIGMTPGQYVKQVRLEAAQALLESGDEPMAAVARHSGFGSEETMRRTFLELLGTTPSDYRRRFRAPTTSKLRRWPIGARLHRGAWPVRSCANATPSCPRSPGTPSWHRAAGATDR
- a CDS encoding siderophore-interacting protein, which gives rise to MARPRTTLTVQRTEWLTPHLIRVHLGGPGFATYQPSEFTDSYVKFIFPRDGSEVVRTYTVRSVDQAAGEIAADFVFHGAEGIAGPWAASVQPGETIDLYGPGGAYSPRSDADWHLLAGDEAALPAIATAMEAMDADAAGLAFVEVAGPDDELPLKKPDGVELTWLHRGLRPPGELLAETVRQAPWAPGQVQVFIHGEAQAVMHDLRRYVRREHGVPAEWAASISGYWRLGRTEEGFRQWKAELNTTESAAAASANT
- a CDS encoding LLM class flavin-dependent oxidoreductase encodes the protein MIDVPLSVLDLAPVQSGRTVGEGLDATTELARRTEAVGYHRFWVAEHHNMPGIASSAPSVLLAHLAAATTTIRVGSGGVMLPNHAPLVVAEQFGTLHALHPGRVDLGIGRAPGTDQATARALRRTEDGLSAASFPRELAALLGYFRGPDPGGIAATPGRGEEPEVWLLGSSGYSAQVAAVLGLPFAFAHHISPANTESALALYREHFRPSAQLERPHAMVAVAAICADTDERAETLAVPRDLAFLNLVSGRPQALASQEEAAAFRPSERERAFIEQRRAGQLLGSPQTVRAQLDDLLRRTDADELMINTLVYNIDDRVRSFELIKEKVAA
- a CDS encoding serine hydrolase domain-containing protein, which produces MTEQPTQRPRRRHYALRAVVALGAVIVVLIGAAFAATTVLHIPSPPTLLRLMTTPPSIQGELFTSRTVAASPTPRPLPVGTEPLPDTVPWRGSRVSVAQFLDTTHTNSFLVLRGGALTHEWYRDGVEATSRQSSWSVAKSVVSLLTGRAVDAGKLREDDRLVEILPELTTGGEYDTVTIRDLLDMTSGVDVSENYNKYMPLTGTARMYLTEDLAGFVHAHRGLRFIPGSEGEYRSVDTQLLGMALAKVEGLPLSELLQRDIWGPIGAQDDALWNLDRAGGQEKAFCCLDATARDFAKIGRLVLDGGRVGDAQIVPPAWLERIRIPAPHQVGDWRYGAQWWHPTGGSGQDISAVGVYGQYIYVDPPSGTVIVKLSDHGTTQDEQETVDVFRAIARR
- a CDS encoding amino acid permease; the encoded protein is MTASDRQLQDTGPLSSADSGDSEGYARGLSPRTIQMIAIGGAIGTGLFYGAGGAIEQAGPGLILAYLAAGVVIFVIMRALGELLTYRPVSGSFAEYAHEFLGRFAGFVTGWSYWAVWVATCMAEITVAGKYVQYWFDIEPWITALVVLAVMFGANLISVRLFGEGEFWFSTIKVTAIVGMILLGIGVLLFGFGHAADPTVTNLWAVGGVFPNGIGQSLLVLQIVLFAYVGVELVGVTAGEAREPRKTLRKAINTLPMRIGLFYVGALVVIMSVSSWRNFHAGKSPFVEVFEQIGIPGAAGIINFVLLTAALSSCNSGIYSTGRMLRTLSLHGEAPGRLNKLSANAVPYAGITASAAAMVIGVIVNIISPDKAFAYITSVSTIGIIFVWGIILVCHLLYRAKVARGELPASDYRLPAAPYTTVLALAFLGLVVVLLFFTDSGRTALAVGVVWAALVSAGYLALNKLGKSSAATDSVDR
- a CDS encoding DUF4345 family protein: MALGMCVIIGAFFLAMGAYALIAPTVLIQPFGIQLTAPSARYEVRAVYGGFGLAMAAVLAVAALDVGSLRAGIMVTVGAALAGMAVGRVLSAALDERTAFYPNWFYCAVEAIAATALFLTA
- a CDS encoding glycosyltransferase 87 family protein, with protein sequence MRNSRSLEVPRTGPALFVLMGSALVALMLVFTTVDPWLDQAGILVGGLDAHVYRDGAWRVLHGHPLYTEPSLHGLLYTYTPFSTLAFIPIDLLPWGWVTNTWLAVNLIVLFGCIRLSWRILGYRLDARSTSACALLAITCAFIEPVRTTLYYGQINLVLMLLVLWDCARGDRGGLRGLGVGVAAGIKLVPLYFVAHFIALRQWRAALTASATFVASVGLAWAVLPADSWQYWSSTFLQSDRIALDTHPANQSLRGAIAHLTGHPAPMWLWLPVAGAVAAISLVVTARLHARGERLLAIVLAGLTACAISPFSWGHHWVWFVPLLVHLVHKALTRPRWWIGAAVLYVSIGAWTYQWSETYVSVGLFLYPPWWPIAPILMNGYVVAYAAVLVGAGGVLAGQRSEPDPDEARSGPGMHPIRVVLRGTRGVLRPVRQPDSPIRPAREPVGAAEN